Proteins co-encoded in one Carassius gibelio isolate Cgi1373 ecotype wild population from Czech Republic chromosome A15, carGib1.2-hapl.c, whole genome shotgun sequence genomic window:
- the cltcb gene encoding clathrin, heavy chain b (Hc) isoform X1 — protein MAQILPIRFQEHLQLQNLGINPANIGFSTLTMESDKFICIREKVGEQAQVVIIDMSDPNTPIRRPISADSAIMNPASKVIALKAAKTLQIFNIEMKSKMKAHTMTEDVTFWKWISLNTVALVTDNAVYHWSMEGDSQPIKVFDRHSSLAGCQIINYRTDAKQKWLLLIGISAQQNRVVGAMQLYSVDRKVSQPIEGHAAGFAQFKMEGNAEESTLFCFAVRGQAGGKLHIIEVGTPPSGNQPFPKKAVDVFFPPEAQNDFPVAMQISSKHDVVFLITKYGYIHLYDLEMGTCIYMNRISGETIFVTASHEATSGIIGVNRKGQVLSVCVEEENIIPYITNVLQNPDLALRMAVRNNLAGAEELFARKFNNLFAGGNYSEAAKVAANAPKGILRTPDTIRRFQSVPAQPGQTSPLLQYFGILLDQGQLNKFESLELCRPVLQQGRKQLLEKWLKEDKLECSEELGDLVKSVDPTLALSVYLRANVPNKVIQCFAETGQFQKIVLYAKKVGYTPDWIFLLRNVMRVSPEQGLQFSQMLVQDEEPLADITQIVDVFMEYNLIQQCTSFLLDALKNNRPTESPLQTRLLEMNLMHAPQVADAILGNQMFTHYDRAHVAQLCEKAGLLQRALEHYTDLYDIKRAVVHTHLLNPEWLVNYFGSLSVEDSLECLRAMLSANIRQNLQICVQVASKYHEQLSTQSLTELFESFKSFEGLFYFLGSIVNFSQDPEVHFKYIQAACKTGQIKEVERICRESNCYDPERVKNFLKEAKLTDQLPLIIVCDRFDFVHDLVLYLYRNNLQKYIEIYVQKVNPSRLPVVIGGLLDVDCSEDVIKNLILVVRGQFSTDELVAEVEKRNRLKLLLPWLEARIHEGCEEPATHNALAKIYIDSNNNPERFLRENPYYDSRVVGKYCEKRDPHLACVAYERGQCDQELIHVCNENSLFKSLSRYLVRRKDPELWASVLLESNPYRRPLIDQVVQTALSETQDPEEVSVTVKAFMTADLPNELIELLEKIVLDNSIFSEHRNLQNLLILTAIKADRTRVMEYINRLDNYDAPDIANIAISNELFEEAFAIFRKFDVNTSAVQVLIEHIGNLDRAYEFAERCNEPAVWSQLAKAQLQKGLVKEAIDSYIKADDPSAYMEVGQAAAQSGNWEDLVKFLQMARKKARESYVETELIFALAKTNRLAELEEFINGPNNAHIQQVGDRCYDEKMYEAAKLLYNNVSNFGRLASTLVHLGEYQAAVDGARKANSTRTWKEVCFACVDGKEFRLAQMCGLHIVVHADELEELINYYQDRGYFEELITMLEAALGLERAHMGMFTELAILYSKFKPQKMREHLELFWSRVNIPKVLRAAEQAHLWGELVFLYDKYEEFDNAIITMMSHPSDAWKESQFKDIITKVANVELYYKATQFYLEFKPLLLNDLLIILSPRLDHTRAVNFFSKVKQLSLVKPYLRSVQNHNNKAVNEALNNLFITEEDYQALRTSIDAYDNFDNISLAQSLERHELIEFRRIAAYLFKGNNRWKQSVELCKKDKLYKDAMQYASESKDTELAEELLQWFLQEDKKECFAACLFTCYDLLRPDVVLETAWMHNLMDFSMPYFIQVMREYLSKVDAIKEKVDKLDASESLRKEEEQLTEAQPIVYGTPQLMLTAGPSVAVPPQQPYGYGYPTATGYGQPAQPGFGYGM, from the exons ATGGCTCAAATCCTGCCTATCCGCTTCCAGGAGCACCTGCAG CTCCAAAACCTGGGTATAAACCCAGCGAACATTGGGTTCAGCACCCTCACGATGGAGTCGGATAAGTTCATCTGCATCCGGGAGAAGGTGGGCGAACAGGCCCAGGTGGTGATCATCGACATGAGTGATCCGAATACCCCCATCCGCAGGCCCATCTCTGCAGACAGTGCCATCATGAACCCAGCCAGCAAAGTCATTGCTCTTAAAG CGGCAAAAACCCTTCagattttcaacattgaaatgaAGAGCAAGATGAAGGCCCACACCATGACCGAGGACGTTACGTTTTGGAAGTGGATCTCTCTCAATACCGTAGCACTTGTGACAGACAATGCGGTCTATCACTGGAGTATGGAAGGAGATTCGCAGCCCATCAAAGTCTTTGACCGACACTCCAGTTTAGCAGGCTGCCAAATTATCAATTACCGCACTGACGCCAAACAGAAATGGCTGCTTCTGATTGGAATTTCTGCACAG CAAAACCGTGTTGTGGGTGCAATGCAACTTTACTCAGTGGACAGAAAGGTGTCGCAGCCGATCGAAGGCCACGCTGCTGGATTTGCTCAGTTTAAAATGGAGGGAAATGCTGAGGAATCCACCCTTTTCTGCTTCGCTGTTCGGGGACAAGCTGGAGGAAAG TTGCACATTATTGAAGTTGGAACACCTCCGTCAGGTAATCAGCCGTTTCCAAAGAAAGCCGTCGACGTGTTTTTCCCTCCAGAGGCCCAGAACGATTTTCCGGTTGCCATGCAG ATAAGCTCTAAGCATGATGTTGTCTTTCTCATCACCAAATACGGCTACATCCACCTGTATGACCTTGAGATGGGCACCTGCATCTACATGAACCGGATCAGTGGAGAGACCATTTTTGTCACCGCCTCCCATGAAGCCACATCTGGCATTATTGGCGTGAACCGGAAAGGACAG GTGCTGTCTGTGTGCGTGGAGGAAGAAAACATCATCCCTTACATCACTAACGTGCTGCAGAACCCTGATCTGGCCCTCAGGATGGCCGTCCGCAACAACTTGGCAGGTGCCGAGGAGCTCTTTGCTCGCAAATTCAACAATCTGTTTGCTGGTGGAAACTACTCTGAAGCTGCCAAAGTGGCTGCCAATGCACCGAAG GGCATCCTGCGCACCCCAGACACCATCCGTCGGTTCCAGAGTGTTCCTGCTCAGCCCGGTCAGACTTCACCCCTGCTGCAGTACTTTGGGATCCTGCTGGACCAGGGCCAGCTGAACAAGTTTGAGTCACTGGAGCTTTGCAGGCCCGTCCTGCAGCAAGGCCGCAAACAGCTCCTGGAGAAATGGCTGAAAGAAGACAAG CTGGAGTGCTCTGAGGAGTTGGGTGATCTGGTGAAGTCTGTGGATCCAACTCTTGCGCTTAGCGTTTATCTAAGGGCCAACGTTCCCAACAAAGTGATCCAGTGTTTCGCAGAGACTGGGCAGTTCCAGAAAATTGTACTGTATGCAAAAAAG GTTGGCTACACTCCAGACTGGATCTTCCTGTTGAGGAACGTCATGCGGGTCAGTCCAGAACAAGGCCTGCAGTTCTCCCAAATGCTCGTTCAAGATGAGGAACCTCTGGCTGACATCACTCAG ATTGTGGATGTGTTCATGGAGTATAACCTGATCCAACAGTGCACTTCTTTCCTGTTGGACGCGCTGAAGAACAACCGTCCCACTGAGAGTCCTTTGCAGACTCGTCTGTTGGAAATGAACTTGATGCATGCCCCACAG GTGGCAGATGCCATCCTGGGGAACCAGATGTTCACCCACTACGACCGGGCCCATGTGGCTCAGCTGTGTGAGAAGGCAGGTCTTCTACAGAGAGCTCTGGAGCACTACACTGACTTGTATGACATCAAACGGGCTGTGGTCCACACCCACCTGCTAAACCCAGAG TGGCTGGTGAACTACTTCGGCTCTCTGTCGGTGGAGGACTCTCTGGAGTGTCTGAGAGCCATGCTATCTGCTAACATCAGGCAGAACCTCCAGATCTGCGTCCAGGTGGCCTCCAAGTATCACGAGCAGCTCTCCACCCAGTCGCTCACAGAGCTCTTCGAGTCCTTCAAGAGCTTTGAGG GTCTGTTCTACTTTCTGGGCTCCATTGTGAACTTCAGCCAGGATCCAGAGGTTCACTTCAAATACATCCAGGCTGCCTGTAAAACTGGTCAAATCAAGGAAGTGGAGAGAATCTGCAGAGAGAGCAACTGTTACGATCCCGAGCGTGTCAAGAACTTCCTCAAG GAAGCAAAACTGACCGACCAGCTGCCCCTCATCATTGTGTGTGACCGCTTTGACTTTGTCCACGACCTGGTGCTCTACTTGTACCGCAACAACCTGCAGAAGTACATTGAGATCTATGTTCAGAAG GTTAACCCCAGCCGTTTACCCGTGGTGATTGGAGGGCTGCTGGACGTGGACTGCTCCGAGGACGTCATTAAGAATCTCATTCTGGTGGTCAGAGGCCAGTTCTCCACTGATGAGCTTGTGGCCGAGGTGGAGAAAAgaaacag ACTGAAGCTGCTTCTTCCGTGGTTGGAGGCCCGTATCCACGAGGGCTGTGAGGAACCTGCTACCCATAATGCCCTGGCTAAGATCTACATCGACAGCAACAACAACCCTGAGCGCTTCCTTCGAGAAAACCCGTATTATGACAGTCGTGTTGTGGGGAAGTACTGTGAGAAGAGGGACCCCCATCTGGCCTGTGTGGCTTATGAGAGAGGACAGTGTGACCAAGAGCTCATCCAT GTTTGCAACGAGAACTCTCTCTTCAAGAGTCTGTCCCGATACCTTGTGCGGCGTAAGGACCCTGAGCTGTGGGCTAGTGTGCTTCTGGAAAGCAACCCCTACAGGAGACCCCTAATCGACCAG GTTGTTCAGACTGCCCTGTCTGAGACCCAGGACCCTGAAGAAGTCTCTGTTACTGTCAAAGCTTTCATGACTGCTGACTTGCCCAATGAACTCATTGAACTCCTGGAGAAGATTGTCCTGGACAACTCTATTTTCAGCGAACACAG GAACCTGCAGAACCTCCTGATCCTCACCGCCATTAAAGCTGACCGCACTCGTGTCATGGAGTACATCAACCGCCTCGACAACTATGACGCCCCAGACATCGCTAACATTGCCATTAGCAATGAGCTCTTCGAGGAGGCTTTTGCAATCTTCAGGAAGTTCGATGtgaacacctcagcagtgcag GTTCTCATCGAACACATTGGGAATCTGGACCGGGCTTATGAGTTTGCGGAGCGCTGTAATGAGCCGGCCGTGTGGAGTCAGCTGGCTAAAGCACAGCTGCAGAAGGGGCTGGTGAAAGAGGCCATCGACTCTTACATCAAAGCTGACGACCCTTCAGCCTACATGGAAGTGGGACAAGCTGCAGCCCAAAGTG gAAACTGGGAGGATCTGGTCAAGTTTCTGCAGATGGCTCGTAAGAAGGCTCGTGAATCGTATGTGGAGACCGAGTTGATCTTTGCCCTGGCCAAGACTAACCGTCTGGCTGAACTGGAGGAGTTTATCAATGGGCCAAACAACGCACACATTCAACAA GTTGGTGACCGATGCTATGACGAGAAGATGTACGAGGCAGCAAAACTACTTTATAACAATGTATCCAACTTTGGCCGTCTGGCCTCCACTCTGGTGCATCTCGGCGAGTATCAGGCTGCTGTCGATGGGGCCCGCAAGGCCAACAGCACAAGGACCTGGAAAGAG GTTTGCTTTGCCTGTGTTGATGGGAAGGAGTTTCGTCTGGCTCAGATGTGTGGATTACATATTGTCGTTCATGCTGATGAACTTGAGGAGCTCATCAACTACTACCAG GACCGCGGCTATTTCGAGGAGCTGATCACCATGTTGGAGGCGGCGCTGGGGTTGGAGCGCGCTCACATGGGCATGTTCACAGAACTGGCAATCCTCTACTCCAAATTCAAACCGCAGAAGATGAGGGAGCACCTGGAGCTCTTCTGGTCCAGAGTCAACATTCCCAAG GTTTTGAGGGCAGCAGAACAGGCTCACCTGTGGGGAGAGCTAGTCTTCCTGTATGATAAGTATGAGGAGTTTGACAACGCCATTATCACCATGATGAGCCATCCTTCAGATGCCTGGAAGGAGAGCCAGTTCAAGGACATCATAACCAAG GTTGCTAACGTTGAGCTGTATTACAAAGCCACCCAGTTCTACCTGGAGTTCAAACCGCTGTTACTGAATGACCTGTTGATCATATTGTCCCCACGTCTTGACCACACTCGTGCCGTCAACTTCTTCAGCAAG GTCAAGCAATTGTCGTTGGTGAAACCATACCTGAGATCTGTACAGAACCACAATAACAAGGCTGTAAATGAGGCTCTAAATAATCTCTTCATCACTGAGGAGGATTATCAG GCTCTGCGTACATCCATTGATGCTTACGATAACTTCGACAACATATCTCTGGCTCAGAGCTTGGAGAGGCACGAACTCATCGAGTTCAGGCGAATCGCCGCCTACCTGTTCAAAGGCAACAACCGCTGGAAGCAGAGCGTGGAGCTGTGCAAGAAAGACAAACTCTACAAG GACGCAATGCAGTATGCTTCAGAGTCAAAGGACACAGAGCTGGCTGAGGAGCTGCTGCAGTGGTTCTTGCAGGAAGACAAGAAAGAGTGTTTTGCTGCCTGCCTGTTCACCTGCTACGACCTGCTGAGGCCCGACGTGGTGCTGGAGACCGCCTGGATGCACAACCTCATGGACTTCTCCATGCCCTACTTCATCCAGGTCATGAGGGAATACCTTAGCAAG GTTGATGCAATTAAGGAAAAG GTTGATAAGTTGGATGCTTCTGAGTCTTTGAGGAAAGAGGAAGAACAGCTCACAGAGGCACAACCCATTGTCTACG GCACACCCCAGCTGATGCTCACCGCAGGCCCCAGTGTCGCAGTCCCCCCTCAGCAGCCTTACGGCTACGGCTACCCCACAGCGACTGGGTACGGCCAACCCGCACAGCCAGGCTTCGGCTATGGCATGTGA
- the cltcb gene encoding clathrin, heavy chain b (Hc) isoform X2, protein MAQILPIRFQEHLQLQNLGINPANIGFSTLTMESDKFICIREKVGEQAQVVIIDMSDPNTPIRRPISADSAIMNPASKVIALKAAKTLQIFNIEMKSKMKAHTMTEDVTFWKWISLNTVALVTDNAVYHWSMEGDSQPIKVFDRHSSLAGCQIINYRTDAKQKWLLLIGISAQQNRVVGAMQLYSVDRKVSQPIEGHAAGFAQFKMEGNAEESTLFCFAVRGQAGGKLHIIEVGTPPSGNQPFPKKAVDVFFPPEAQNDFPVAMQISSKHDVVFLITKYGYIHLYDLEMGTCIYMNRISGETIFVTASHEATSGIIGVNRKGQVLSVCVEEENIIPYITNVLQNPDLALRMAVRNNLAGAEELFARKFNNLFAGGNYSEAAKVAANAPKGILRTPDTIRRFQSVPAQPGQTSPLLQYFGILLDQGQLNKFESLELCRPVLQQGRKQLLEKWLKEDKLECSEELGDLVKSVDPTLALSVYLRANVPNKVIQCFAETGQFQKIVLYAKKVGYTPDWIFLLRNVMRVSPEQGLQFSQMLVQDEEPLADITQIVDVFMEYNLIQQCTSFLLDALKNNRPTESPLQTRLLEMNLMHAPQVADAILGNQMFTHYDRAHVAQLCEKAGLLQRALEHYTDLYDIKRAVVHTHLLNPEWLVNYFGSLSVEDSLECLRAMLSANIRQNLQICVQVASKYHEQLSTQSLTELFESFKSFEGLFYFLGSIVNFSQDPEVHFKYIQAACKTGQIKEVERICRESNCYDPERVKNFLKEAKLTDQLPLIIVCDRFDFVHDLVLYLYRNNLQKYIEIYVQKVNPSRLPVVIGGLLDVDCSEDVIKNLILVVRGQFSTDELVAEVEKRNRLKLLLPWLEARIHEGCEEPATHNALAKIYIDSNNNPERFLRENPYYDSRVVGKYCEKRDPHLACVAYERGQCDQELIHVCNENSLFKSLSRYLVRRKDPELWASVLLESNPYRRPLIDQVVQTALSETQDPEEVSVTVKAFMTADLPNELIELLEKIVLDNSIFSEHRNLQNLLILTAIKADRTRVMEYINRLDNYDAPDIANIAISNELFEEAFAIFRKFDVNTSAVQVLIEHIGNLDRAYEFAERCNEPAVWSQLAKAQLQKGLVKEAIDSYIKADDPSAYMEVGQAAAQSGNWEDLVKFLQMARKKARESYVETELIFALAKTNRLAELEEFINGPNNAHIQQVGDRCYDEKMYEAAKLLYNNVSNFGRLASTLVHLGEYQAAVDGARKANSTRTWKEVCFACVDGKEFRLAQMCGLHIVVHADELEELINYYQDRGYFEELITMLEAALGLERAHMGMFTELAILYSKFKPQKMREHLELFWSRVNIPKVLRAAEQAHLWGELVFLYDKYEEFDNAIITMMSHPSDAWKESQFKDIITKVANVELYYKATQFYLEFKPLLLNDLLIILSPRLDHTRAVNFFSKVKQLSLVKPYLRSVQNHNNKAVNEALNNLFITEEDYQALRTSIDAYDNFDNISLAQSLERHELIEFRRIAAYLFKGNNRWKQSVELCKKDKLYKDAMQYASESKDTELAEELLQWFLQEDKKECFAACLFTCYDLLRPDVVLETAWMHNLMDFSMPYFIQVMREYLSKVDKLDASESLRKEEEQLTEAQPIVYGTPQLMLTAGPSVAVPPQQPYGYGYPTATGYGQPAQPGFGYGM, encoded by the exons ATGGCTCAAATCCTGCCTATCCGCTTCCAGGAGCACCTGCAG CTCCAAAACCTGGGTATAAACCCAGCGAACATTGGGTTCAGCACCCTCACGATGGAGTCGGATAAGTTCATCTGCATCCGGGAGAAGGTGGGCGAACAGGCCCAGGTGGTGATCATCGACATGAGTGATCCGAATACCCCCATCCGCAGGCCCATCTCTGCAGACAGTGCCATCATGAACCCAGCCAGCAAAGTCATTGCTCTTAAAG CGGCAAAAACCCTTCagattttcaacattgaaatgaAGAGCAAGATGAAGGCCCACACCATGACCGAGGACGTTACGTTTTGGAAGTGGATCTCTCTCAATACCGTAGCACTTGTGACAGACAATGCGGTCTATCACTGGAGTATGGAAGGAGATTCGCAGCCCATCAAAGTCTTTGACCGACACTCCAGTTTAGCAGGCTGCCAAATTATCAATTACCGCACTGACGCCAAACAGAAATGGCTGCTTCTGATTGGAATTTCTGCACAG CAAAACCGTGTTGTGGGTGCAATGCAACTTTACTCAGTGGACAGAAAGGTGTCGCAGCCGATCGAAGGCCACGCTGCTGGATTTGCTCAGTTTAAAATGGAGGGAAATGCTGAGGAATCCACCCTTTTCTGCTTCGCTGTTCGGGGACAAGCTGGAGGAAAG TTGCACATTATTGAAGTTGGAACACCTCCGTCAGGTAATCAGCCGTTTCCAAAGAAAGCCGTCGACGTGTTTTTCCCTCCAGAGGCCCAGAACGATTTTCCGGTTGCCATGCAG ATAAGCTCTAAGCATGATGTTGTCTTTCTCATCACCAAATACGGCTACATCCACCTGTATGACCTTGAGATGGGCACCTGCATCTACATGAACCGGATCAGTGGAGAGACCATTTTTGTCACCGCCTCCCATGAAGCCACATCTGGCATTATTGGCGTGAACCGGAAAGGACAG GTGCTGTCTGTGTGCGTGGAGGAAGAAAACATCATCCCTTACATCACTAACGTGCTGCAGAACCCTGATCTGGCCCTCAGGATGGCCGTCCGCAACAACTTGGCAGGTGCCGAGGAGCTCTTTGCTCGCAAATTCAACAATCTGTTTGCTGGTGGAAACTACTCTGAAGCTGCCAAAGTGGCTGCCAATGCACCGAAG GGCATCCTGCGCACCCCAGACACCATCCGTCGGTTCCAGAGTGTTCCTGCTCAGCCCGGTCAGACTTCACCCCTGCTGCAGTACTTTGGGATCCTGCTGGACCAGGGCCAGCTGAACAAGTTTGAGTCACTGGAGCTTTGCAGGCCCGTCCTGCAGCAAGGCCGCAAACAGCTCCTGGAGAAATGGCTGAAAGAAGACAAG CTGGAGTGCTCTGAGGAGTTGGGTGATCTGGTGAAGTCTGTGGATCCAACTCTTGCGCTTAGCGTTTATCTAAGGGCCAACGTTCCCAACAAAGTGATCCAGTGTTTCGCAGAGACTGGGCAGTTCCAGAAAATTGTACTGTATGCAAAAAAG GTTGGCTACACTCCAGACTGGATCTTCCTGTTGAGGAACGTCATGCGGGTCAGTCCAGAACAAGGCCTGCAGTTCTCCCAAATGCTCGTTCAAGATGAGGAACCTCTGGCTGACATCACTCAG ATTGTGGATGTGTTCATGGAGTATAACCTGATCCAACAGTGCACTTCTTTCCTGTTGGACGCGCTGAAGAACAACCGTCCCACTGAGAGTCCTTTGCAGACTCGTCTGTTGGAAATGAACTTGATGCATGCCCCACAG GTGGCAGATGCCATCCTGGGGAACCAGATGTTCACCCACTACGACCGGGCCCATGTGGCTCAGCTGTGTGAGAAGGCAGGTCTTCTACAGAGAGCTCTGGAGCACTACACTGACTTGTATGACATCAAACGGGCTGTGGTCCACACCCACCTGCTAAACCCAGAG TGGCTGGTGAACTACTTCGGCTCTCTGTCGGTGGAGGACTCTCTGGAGTGTCTGAGAGCCATGCTATCTGCTAACATCAGGCAGAACCTCCAGATCTGCGTCCAGGTGGCCTCCAAGTATCACGAGCAGCTCTCCACCCAGTCGCTCACAGAGCTCTTCGAGTCCTTCAAGAGCTTTGAGG GTCTGTTCTACTTTCTGGGCTCCATTGTGAACTTCAGCCAGGATCCAGAGGTTCACTTCAAATACATCCAGGCTGCCTGTAAAACTGGTCAAATCAAGGAAGTGGAGAGAATCTGCAGAGAGAGCAACTGTTACGATCCCGAGCGTGTCAAGAACTTCCTCAAG GAAGCAAAACTGACCGACCAGCTGCCCCTCATCATTGTGTGTGACCGCTTTGACTTTGTCCACGACCTGGTGCTCTACTTGTACCGCAACAACCTGCAGAAGTACATTGAGATCTATGTTCAGAAG GTTAACCCCAGCCGTTTACCCGTGGTGATTGGAGGGCTGCTGGACGTGGACTGCTCCGAGGACGTCATTAAGAATCTCATTCTGGTGGTCAGAGGCCAGTTCTCCACTGATGAGCTTGTGGCCGAGGTGGAGAAAAgaaacag ACTGAAGCTGCTTCTTCCGTGGTTGGAGGCCCGTATCCACGAGGGCTGTGAGGAACCTGCTACCCATAATGCCCTGGCTAAGATCTACATCGACAGCAACAACAACCCTGAGCGCTTCCTTCGAGAAAACCCGTATTATGACAGTCGTGTTGTGGGGAAGTACTGTGAGAAGAGGGACCCCCATCTGGCCTGTGTGGCTTATGAGAGAGGACAGTGTGACCAAGAGCTCATCCAT GTTTGCAACGAGAACTCTCTCTTCAAGAGTCTGTCCCGATACCTTGTGCGGCGTAAGGACCCTGAGCTGTGGGCTAGTGTGCTTCTGGAAAGCAACCCCTACAGGAGACCCCTAATCGACCAG GTTGTTCAGACTGCCCTGTCTGAGACCCAGGACCCTGAAGAAGTCTCTGTTACTGTCAAAGCTTTCATGACTGCTGACTTGCCCAATGAACTCATTGAACTCCTGGAGAAGATTGTCCTGGACAACTCTATTTTCAGCGAACACAG GAACCTGCAGAACCTCCTGATCCTCACCGCCATTAAAGCTGACCGCACTCGTGTCATGGAGTACATCAACCGCCTCGACAACTATGACGCCCCAGACATCGCTAACATTGCCATTAGCAATGAGCTCTTCGAGGAGGCTTTTGCAATCTTCAGGAAGTTCGATGtgaacacctcagcagtgcag GTTCTCATCGAACACATTGGGAATCTGGACCGGGCTTATGAGTTTGCGGAGCGCTGTAATGAGCCGGCCGTGTGGAGTCAGCTGGCTAAAGCACAGCTGCAGAAGGGGCTGGTGAAAGAGGCCATCGACTCTTACATCAAAGCTGACGACCCTTCAGCCTACATGGAAGTGGGACAAGCTGCAGCCCAAAGTG gAAACTGGGAGGATCTGGTCAAGTTTCTGCAGATGGCTCGTAAGAAGGCTCGTGAATCGTATGTGGAGACCGAGTTGATCTTTGCCCTGGCCAAGACTAACCGTCTGGCTGAACTGGAGGAGTTTATCAATGGGCCAAACAACGCACACATTCAACAA GTTGGTGACCGATGCTATGACGAGAAGATGTACGAGGCAGCAAAACTACTTTATAACAATGTATCCAACTTTGGCCGTCTGGCCTCCACTCTGGTGCATCTCGGCGAGTATCAGGCTGCTGTCGATGGGGCCCGCAAGGCCAACAGCACAAGGACCTGGAAAGAG GTTTGCTTTGCCTGTGTTGATGGGAAGGAGTTTCGTCTGGCTCAGATGTGTGGATTACATATTGTCGTTCATGCTGATGAACTTGAGGAGCTCATCAACTACTACCAG GACCGCGGCTATTTCGAGGAGCTGATCACCATGTTGGAGGCGGCGCTGGGGTTGGAGCGCGCTCACATGGGCATGTTCACAGAACTGGCAATCCTCTACTCCAAATTCAAACCGCAGAAGATGAGGGAGCACCTGGAGCTCTTCTGGTCCAGAGTCAACATTCCCAAG GTTTTGAGGGCAGCAGAACAGGCTCACCTGTGGGGAGAGCTAGTCTTCCTGTATGATAAGTATGAGGAGTTTGACAACGCCATTATCACCATGATGAGCCATCCTTCAGATGCCTGGAAGGAGAGCCAGTTCAAGGACATCATAACCAAG GTTGCTAACGTTGAGCTGTATTACAAAGCCACCCAGTTCTACCTGGAGTTCAAACCGCTGTTACTGAATGACCTGTTGATCATATTGTCCCCACGTCTTGACCACACTCGTGCCGTCAACTTCTTCAGCAAG GTCAAGCAATTGTCGTTGGTGAAACCATACCTGAGATCTGTACAGAACCACAATAACAAGGCTGTAAATGAGGCTCTAAATAATCTCTTCATCACTGAGGAGGATTATCAG GCTCTGCGTACATCCATTGATGCTTACGATAACTTCGACAACATATCTCTGGCTCAGAGCTTGGAGAGGCACGAACTCATCGAGTTCAGGCGAATCGCCGCCTACCTGTTCAAAGGCAACAACCGCTGGAAGCAGAGCGTGGAGCTGTGCAAGAAAGACAAACTCTACAAG GACGCAATGCAGTATGCTTCAGAGTCAAAGGACACAGAGCTGGCTGAGGAGCTGCTGCAGTGGTTCTTGCAGGAAGACAAGAAAGAGTGTTTTGCTGCCTGCCTGTTCACCTGCTACGACCTGCTGAGGCCCGACGTGGTGCTGGAGACCGCCTGGATGCACAACCTCATGGACTTCTCCATGCCCTACTTCATCCAGGTCATGAGGGAATACCTTAGCAAG GTTGATAAGTTGGATGCTTCTGAGTCTTTGAGGAAAGAGGAAGAACAGCTCACAGAGGCACAACCCATTGTCTACG GCACACCCCAGCTGATGCTCACCGCAGGCCCCAGTGTCGCAGTCCCCCCTCAGCAGCCTTACGGCTACGGCTACCCCACAGCGACTGGGTACGGCCAACCCGCACAGCCAGGCTTCGGCTATGGCATGTGA